One region of Girardinichthys multiradiatus isolate DD_20200921_A chromosome 1, DD_fGirMul_XY1, whole genome shotgun sequence genomic DNA includes:
- the fitm2 gene encoding acyl-coenzyme A diphosphatase FITM2, with the protein MAAMDVIVEKLVTVWRRPAVRRIFPLLFLLISSVGSILKELELVPPSYFSSSKNFFNLYFVKVSWGWTLLLLTPFLLISSSVHRGASLLGQRLLSLVVATAVWYICTETFLYIEDATGACFQSKTSLLATNEFASKATCRRAGFNWRGQDISGHSFILTYSSLLIMEETSPMAILRTASLPALARTVLNLLYVALNLLVMTWVWMFVCTSVYFHQPIDKLLGTICGLLGWYLTYRYWYLKPFSPGLPLQRQLKEQKQHA; encoded by the exons ATGGCAGCCATGGATGTCATTGTGGAGAAGCTGGTGACAGTATGGAGGAGACCTGCGGTCAGACGGATCTTTCCATTGTTGTTTTTACTCATTTCTTCTGTGGGATCCATTCTCAAAGAGCTGGAGTTGGTCCCGCCGTCCTATTTCAGCAGCAGCAAGAACTTCTTCAACCT GTATTTTGTGAAAGTATCCTGGGGATGGACGCTGCTGCTGCTCACACCTTTCCTCCTCATCTCCAGCTCCGTACACAGGGGTGCCTCCTTACTTGGGCAGCGCTTGTTGTCCTTGGTAGTGGCAACAGCGGTCTGGTACATCTGCACGGAGACCTTCCTCTACATTGAGGATGCAACAGGCGCCTGCTTTCAAAGCAAAACGTCTCTCCTTGCAACCAACGAGTTCGCTTCCAAAGCCACCTGCAGACGGGCTGGCTTCAACTGGCGGGGGCAAGACATTTCGGGACACTCGTTCATCCTGACCTACTCCTCACTCCTCATCATGGAGGAGACGTCCCCAATGGCCATCCTGAGGACAGCCAGTCTGCCTGCGCTGGCCAGGACGGTCCTCAACCTGCTGTATGTGGCCTTGAATCTGCTTGTGATGACGTGGGTGTGGATGTTTGTCTGCACCTCGGTTTACTTTCACCAGCCTATAGATAAGTTGCTGGGGACCATATGTGGCCTGTTGGGGTGGTATCTGACATATAGGTACTGGTACCTGAAGCCTTTCTCACCAGGACTTCCCCTGCAGCGCCAACTAAAAGAACAGAAACAGCATGCCTAA